A segment of the Bos taurus isolate L1 Dominette 01449 registration number 42190680 breed Hereford chromosome 19, ARS-UCD2.0, whole genome shotgun sequence genome:
AtccagctttaaaaaaatcttgattcTCTTGGGAAACTCCTCTAAATAATTCAGGTTGCTACTATATCTAGCTTTTGCACCAAATTCTTATCATTCTGTGGGTTTAATATAcatttgaataatttatttgggATCATATTTTATTGATACTTGTAATCATTTATTTTGACTCTTTACATAATTATAGGAGGCCATAAAGTCTGGAAACATAGGCTAATAAACAGCCTATTGATATTACATAATATATAGAATAATATTTTGCCTCCAGACTTTATGGCTTTCCTAGAGAGAAAAGTCTCATCTGACTGTTTCCTGTGGTTACCTATTATCCAGCACATATACTATGAATATATTGTGTACTGGTATTAATGATGAAAATCTTTCTGTGCTAATAATACCCATACTTGGAATTCATATTAGCTACGAATTCAAGGAGAATTAGCAAGGAGAATTCATGATATGCTTCAGGAGGCACCCCTGTGTGAGAATATAACTAGGGCCATTCCTTGCATAGACCTGGAAAATAGATTCATGTTAGAGGAAGCAGGAGCTTTCTGAGTTCCTACTAGACCCCAGTATCAAGGAAAGattaggaagaaataaaagtaatttccATATTTCTGTTCATCAGAACAGGCTTCCTTGATCAGTGACAACATTATGGTCTTAAAGTATGACTATTCcccctaagttgcttcagtcgtgtctgactctttgcgacccatggactgtagcttgccaggctcctctgtccatgggattctccaggcatgaatactggagtggtttgccatttccttctccaggggatcttcccaactcagggatcaaacccgcatctcctgcattgcaggcagattctttactgctgagccaccagggaagccccaaagtatgACTATAGACCTAAAATAAAAGCAAGTGCATAATTACTTCTTAGTGGCAGATCAAATGGGATTGTTTATATTCTATGATTATTTCAGTTTTGACTTTGcttcaggagagaaagaaaagaccagTCTAAGGGTATTGCTTATACAGTGCCCTATGCTCTTTATTTCCTTTGCAGTAGAGTAGGATAGATGATAATTACAGAGAGAAATGACCAAAGACTTCACATTTTGTGCCTCTCTTCAGTCATCCCATAGCATCAGGACACGATCACTCTTCACTGATGATTTTTGTGTGAACCTCCCGGCTCTTCACCCGCAGCTTGTTGACCTGGGATTCAGCAATGTCAGCCCTTTCCTCGGCTTCCTCCAGCTCATGCTGGAGCTTGCGGAATTTAGATAGATTTGTATTGGATTGTTCCTCCTGAGAATAAAAATGGAATTGTAAGGAATGCATACTGAGCATCTTCATAGACTCTGTAGGCCTAAGGAAAGAAAGGACTTGGCATCTACAAAGTTAGAATACTCAACAGGAGACATTATTATCCTACCACCTCCTGGACTTTGCTTATCATTGAAATTAAGATTTATCTGGGGCTTTATGCTTCATAAAGAATTGCAGCTCTACTTTTGCAACCAAAACAGGGTAACAAATATGTACCACAAGTAAAGcaagaaataatataaaagcaGGAAAGAAGGCAAGGATAAAATCATGCTTGTTAATGCTTGCTGGAAGATGACGACTGTTCGCTTGAGTTAGATATTCTTCATCACTAAGGATGCATTTCTTAATAGCTTCTTTAAGTGGAAATAAATGTTGGATTTTATCATATGTTATTTTGGCACATTTCAAAGCAATCACTTTTTCCCTCCTACTTTGTATGTAATGATTCTGTTGACAGACTCCTTAATATTAAGTAATCCTTAGTTTGTaggaattaaatatatttaatcacTGATGGACAATTTACTTAATAAAGTACGGGTTTCAGTGACCTAGTAATTTATCTTCACTACAACTATACTCATGAATAAAACTGCCTTTAGTGTCTTTCCCCACCCCTGTTCTCTTTTGGACAGGTTTTGGTATGAGGGTTATGCGAGCTTCTTAAAATGATTTGgaaagcttttcatcttttcccatGCTCTGAAGTGGCTTACATAGCTCAGGGATTATCTGTTCCTTCAAAATTTGAAAGACTTATCTGGAATGAGTTCATTTGCAGAAGGAATTCTGAAGTAACTTATTCAGccaatttaataatttatattctCTTATTTAAGATTTCAACCACCTTGATAGTTacatattttgcatttaaaaaaataatcttcttCCTGATATGGTTTGTCCCCTTTCTCATTTGTAATGTTGTGAGTTTTTACTTTCACTCACtttttatttgattatatatttatttttattaattcccAAGATATTACTGAGATTAGCTGTTGGAAATAGGatatactcattcattcatttctatattaCCTTTAACAGTACCTCTtcattattttactattatttttagcTTCTTGATTGGactgtcagtttcttcatttatttttatttttgattcataATGAAAGCATATAAAGAAATGAATTGTCCTTCAAGGACAGCTCAGACTACATTCAAGGTTTATAAAAGTCTCATCTTCcatgaaattttatttacagTTAAAAACTATTCAgtaattgtgtttttatttcaagtTAATCCAAAAATTTTTTAGGAAAGTcagttttttaacatttaaatacttggaaatttttcttgatattttctcATCACTTTACAACTTTATCACACTAGGGCTAGAGAATGTATTATTTCTGCTTTGAGATTTTTTTGAGGTTTCTTTGTGGATAGAAGgtcaactttaaaaattaaaaaaaagtacaaatatttttaagaagtacTCAGTCTTCTATAATGCAGACAGCTTATTTACTACAGTTAAATAGTAAATCTAAGTACTTATGAGTTTTTCTTAACAGAGGACTTTCTTCCCTTTGTCTTAAGAATACTTACAGCCTCCTCAGCTTGTCTCTTGTAAGATTTCACTTTCGCCTGAAGTTTATCTACCAAGTCCTGAAGTCTGAGAATATTTTTCCGATCTTCTTCCGTCTGAAAGATGATACAAACCACAGAGTCTTAGTTCAAAAGCACACTACTGTTGTGTCATGACATGGGAGCATTTCCTATATATACAAGGAGTGCTTAGCTGATAGAAACTGTTGCTGCACCTGGTAAGTGAGTTCCTTCACTCTCCTCTCGTGTTTGCGCAGACCCTTGACAGCTTCCACATTGCGCTTCTGCTCACTCTCTACCTCTCCTTCCAGCTCACGCACCTGCAAAGGAGTAGGCGCTTAAGAACTTTGATCCACTAAGGCACTGGGAATAAATGGAAATAGATAGATACTGGGAGACCCACCCTGGCCTCCAGTTTCTGGATTTGCTTCTTCCCGCCCTTCAGGGCCAGCTGCTCAGCCTCATCCAGACGGTTCTGCAGGTCCTTCACCGTCTGCTCCATGTTCTTCTTCATCCGCTCCAGGTGGGCGCTGGTGTCCTGCTCCTTCTTCAGCTCCTCAGCCATCATGGCTGCCTAATTAGCAGTAAAATAAAGCTAGTTGAGGAAGGTGAGACAGCCCATCAAGATTCTAGCTTGACGACCCGGTGTGGCCCTCTGCTCACATCAGTGATGGCCTTCTTGGCTTTCTCTTCTGCGTTGCGAGCTTCCTGGAGAATGTCCTCCATCTCTCCCTGGATTTGCGTGATGTCTGTCTCTAGCTTCTTCTTGGTGTTGATCAGGCTGGTGTTCTGTTTGAAAGTAAGTTATATGCTCTTTTAATCATGTTACCAAAGTACGTAGTGGTGGCCACTGTTTGATaaaaatttcagataaaaatttGGAAGTCAAATGCTCTTGAATATTATTCTGTTATGTAGTacaattaattaaaatagaaatgttaTAGAATATTTAGCATCTTTGTACATTTCTTATAATTAGACCAAATATCTCTATAATTTTAAACTGCCGTTTACCAGTGAAACTACTCACAAGGATAAAATTATAACATGTTCAAGTATttcttttaccacaataaaaatgtcAATATTGATAGCCAGGGTCAATAAAGATACTAACACAAAAGAATATGGcaagttttagaatattttaagaagTTAATCACTAATAATACATGCAAGATGAAATAGCGAAAGATTTCTCAATAATGCAGTGAAAATTTGGTAGAAGTATAAAACCTGACTGTTATATAAAAAATTCAAGTTTATCTTTTCTGGGTCATAGGCATTTACTGAAGGTGAATTCTTTGTGCTGAATCTTACCTGGGTGTGCAGGAGCTGGACGCGCTCACTGGCATCCAGGAGCTCCTGCTCTGCGATCTTCCTGCTCCTCTCTGTCTGCTCCAGGGTGGCCCTCAGCTCCTCGATCTCAGCCTGCAGCAGGTTGGCTCTGCGCTCCACCATGGCCAGCTGCTCCTTCAAGTCCTCCTGGCCCCGCAGAGCATCATCCAGGTGGATCTGGGTATCCTGTGGAATGAACGATCATTGAGACACCTTGTtctcagggctgcagtcacccacCTGTACTGGGACCATCTCCTGAACCCATTTACCTTGAGGATGGCTTGAGTGTTCCTGTAGTTCTTCAGGGCCTCAGCAGCCATGCGGTTGGCATGGTTCAACTGGATCTCCATTTCATTGAGGTCTCCTTCCATCTTCTTCTTGAGCCTGATGGCGTCATTCCTGCTCCTGATTTCAGCATCCAGCATGGTCTGCATGGACTCCACGACTCTAATGTGGTTCCTCTTCAGCTGGTCAATTTCCTCATCCTTTTCAGCAATTTTCCTGTCAATTTCAGACTTGACTTGGTTCAGCTCCAGCTGGATACGCAGGATCTTGCCCTCTTCGTGTTCAAGAGATGCCTTAACAACAGCAAGGGATGACGTTAGCAGGAATGGACACATTTAGCAGCTTTTCTGCACACCTTTCCTTCGGCTAATTTTGTGCCATTTATTCCTCTGTTCAGTGTATGTGGCTAGTCCTAATTCTTTTCTGAATTTGTTTACAATGTACATTTTTGACTCATACCTCTGCCTCCTCTAAAGCAGCCTGAATTTCAGACTTTTCTTGTTCCACttgcttctttattttctccAGTTCATGCATACGTTTCCCTCCTTCTGCGATCTGCTCCGTGAGGTCAGAGATCTCCTCTGTTTGGGTGAAAGACGGGAAGAGACTTGAtcagacagaaaacagaagagaaaggtACCTCTAAGGCATGAAAACTATTCAAAGTGAAAGGGACTCACGCTGCAAGTTTTTGTTCTCTCGTTTCAAAGTTTCTAGCTGATCCAAGGACTCCTCGTAGGCATTCTTCATCTTGAACAGCTCGGTACCCAGAGAGCGGGCCTCCTTCTGAGCTGCCTCGAGCTCGGCGTGGGTTTCCTCATACTTCTGTTTCCATTCTGCCAGGATCTGAAACACACACCAAAAGAGGTTACGTGGCTGGAAAGGACAGAGAACAGTGGTGGAGGCCGGAGGCTGTGCAGAAGTTACCTTGTCaaagttcctttgctttttgtccAGGGCTGCGCAGGCAGCGTTTGTCCTCTCCACATCGAGCATGAGGTCCTCAACCTCATTCTGGAGCCTCTGCTTGGTCTTCTCAAGGGAGGCGCATTTGGCGTTCACAGCTTCCACGTGTTCCTCAGCAGCCTGCAGACGCTGGGCCAGTTTCTTCCTTGAAGATTACACATGGTTGTAGAGAGAGGGAAACCAAACCGAGAATTATGAACTGTTACCGTGCTGAAAAGTGTGGGGAACTTCATATTAAAAATCTCCTTCATTCAAAAAAATATTGATGAGCTCCTTTTATGAACCAGATGCTGAGTACACTGCAGCGAATAGGACAGAAAAGATCCCTGCCTCATGAAGCTTCCAAAGAAGAGAGAGATAAACAATAAGCAAGTCAGAAAATGCATAGCGACTTATTGCAGATGTAAAGTGCAGTGAAGGAAGATAAAATGGAGTAAGGAGTGGGCAGCTATTCTTAGATATTCAGGGAAGTCCTTTCTGAGGAGGTAATGTTTGAGTCAAGATCTAAAAGAAGTCAGAGAGAGCCAGAGGGAGATCTGGCGGGGGGAGGTTGTTCCAGACACAAGAGGGGCTAACAAATTCCTGAAGCATCAATGAGCTTGGTGTGCCTGACAGCCAGCAATAAGGCTGATTATCTGTGTGAGTTATTCTTTTTAACTAGATTTTAGGCTCAGAGGTCAGTGATGGTGTTTGCTTTATTCATATCCTGTTCTCAGGGGCTGATAATGCCTGGCAGATAGGAGCTAATTAATGAATGTTTGTGAGTTAATTCACTGAATCCTCAAAGGTTCTGTTTCTGTGATTCAATGTTCAACATTCTCTGCACATTCTCTTATATCTGAGCACATACTtggcctcctccagctcctccgtGCGCTGGATGGCGTCTGTCTCATACTTGGTCCTCCACTGGGCCACCTCGGTGTTGGCCTTGGACAGCGCCCTCTGCAGCTCGGCCTTGGATTCCTGCTCCTCCTCATACTGTTCACGCAGCAGGTCACAGTCATGACGGGCTGACTGCAGGCCATGGGCCAGGGCATTCTTGGCCTGCGAAGAGAGTTATATGTTCATTTTACTGAATACTTAGTGTTTAATTCTTAAGCTTCAAAACCCTGTAAAAGTTGGTATAATGGACTCCAATTAGGGTCAGGGTAGGGGGAAATGAGTCTTATCTAGTTACCTTTATCTCCTCTTCAAGTTGCCTCTTTAATTCCTCAATCTGTTGAGTAAATGCTTGTTTGCCCCTTGACAACTGAGACACCAGAGCTTCTTTCTCATCTAGCTGACGTGAAAATTCACCTGATAGGCAAATGATATGGCACCACTTGTTAAAGCGAAGAAAAGGTTTTGCAAGACTGTATGAGAAATAAGTTGAAAATCTCAACACCCCCTTTTCAGTTGAGTGCTCGGGTGGTTGAATTCTCTATTGACATCATCATGCTTGATGtcaattttctgatttttatggtgaaaataacctaaatgaataaatgcagCTTAACTTCTCTTTGTCCTCTCCATAACTGATTCTTTCGGGTTACATTATTGTACAAAACCTGTTAATAACTGTCAAAGAAGGGAGTTAAACTTTTTAATTCCACATTGGCCCTGTTTCATAAGACTTTTGAGAGACTGGGTTATCCATTGCCCTATGCAGGAATTTGGTTCATTCTGGTTTAGCTAAAAGGAAGCACGATCTAAAACAGAAGCCCTGGACCCATGATGGAAAAACCCTTGGCCCCAGGCATCCCTTCTATGTGGCCAAATCCTCAAGGCCTTTGTGGAGCAGAGCTTGGCCCAGTCCTATGGAAGTCTTCACCTCAGCATCATCCCTAAGTAACCTTGTACGTGGGGGAGAGTCTGAACTGTCCGGTGAATCACATGTTCTCAGTTGCTTTTATTAGGCTCTCACATATCAGTTGTTTTAGACCACATCATCTCCACTTTTAGGCCTCATGGAGGAGGAGAGAGTTACCAGATTCAGTCTGCAAGCGTCCCCTCTGGGTTGTCAGGTCATTGATCAGCCgctgctgctcctcctccttGGATTTCAGCTCGTTCACTTGGTCCTCCAGAGTTCGGCACATCTTCTCTAGGTTTCCCTGTGAGAGGAAAAGTGGAAGAAGCAAGTGCAGACATTGACAGCTACCATTTCttctaaaatagaaaaagatttattttgacATATAAAGTAAATTATCTTGTATGTAATATATaggaattttttctttatcttgtaTAATATGATTGCTGTCCTAAGGTGAAGACACACATTGGGAGTTTTAAAAAGCTAATTGTGAAGCTTCATTCATTATTCCAGGCATTCCTTGTATTATCGCTCTTCCCAgatatcacttttttttaaaaacaaatttagggTTTGGGCAACCCTGTATCCAGCAAGTCTATCAGCACTATTTTTCCAATAGCATTGGCccacttcatgtctctgtatcacattttggtaattctcacagtattcaagcttttcttcattattatatttgtttcagtGATCTGTGATCTTTGATGTTGGCACTGTGACTCATTGATggttcagatgatggttagcattttttttttttaagcaagaaagtatttttaaatgaagggatgcatttttttttaggcataatgctgttgcacacttaatagactacattaTAGTGTAAACATCATTTTTATACGCCTTGGGAAACCAGGGAATTTGAGTGGCTtgctttattttgatatttgcttcattgtggtggtctggaaccaaacctgcaatatctctgaggtctgcctgtgataaaaaaatgaaagatcatGTACTAAAGATTTTGTGAAAAATGTAGTGACATATTTTCAAAAAGCATTTATAAATACTTCACTGCCTACTTATGTACAGTGAAACTGCATGTTGGATAGTTGAGAATTTTGGAGACCTGTGTTCCCCAGTTGAAGTGCTAGAGAACACGGACAGCCTGGTTCGCTGCAGATGTTGTCCTATGTTAATAGTGTGGTGGGGTTAATATGCTCAGCTTCTTTGAATTTTAGTTTCTTCCTATGATTGAGTGGAAATAATATAATACTGGTATCTTTCTTGTTTACCTCCTGGATTACTGCAAAGAACAAATCACCTGTGTGTAAAGGCCCTATGCAGACTGTGCACATAATGGGTCATTGCTGTTAATAACAATTTCTCAGACTCGGCAGTACCTTGGCTTTAGAGATCGTTTCCACATTGCTAGCAAGGTCGTCGATCTCCATCTTCATCTCGctcttctccttctccagctTCTGCTTGACCCTCTGCAGGTTGTCAATCTGCTCCCCCAGCTCAGCCACACTGTCCGCGTGCTTCTTGCGAAGAGCGGCCGCCGTGGCCTCGTGCTGCAGGGTGGCCTCCTCCAGGTCCCTGCGCATCTTCTGGAACTCGGCCTCCCGCTTCTTGTTCATCTCAATCTGGGCGGAAGTGGCCCCGCCGGCTTCTTCTAGCCGCTCGCTGATCTCCTCCAGTTCCCGGGAGAGGTCTGAGCGCTGCTTCTCTGCCTTGGCGCGGGAGGCCCGCTCGGCCTCGatctcctcctccagctcctcgaTGCGGGCCTGGAGGTGGGGAGAAGCTCACTGTGAGCTCCTTTATGCTTATAACTATGGCTCTTTGAGCCAGACTGATAGAAATATGAACTTACCTGCAACTCTTTGATCTTCTTCTGCAGTTGAATGCCAAGTGCTTGTTCATCTTCAATCTTGCTTTGCAAATTGCTGATTTCAAactctttcctttttgaaaagtAGTAAAGGATAACAGTTGAGTCCATAGTCAACATTGGAAGCAAGTCCATAAACAATTCTTTCATACTTACTTTTTGAGCTTTTCATcaagttgttgtttttcattttcaatgtCCATTATGGACTCTTGGGCCAACTTGAGATCACCTTCAAGTTTCCTCTTGGCTCTCTCTAGGTCCATGCGAAGTTTCTTTTCTTGCTCCAAGGACCCCTCAAGCTAAATACAAATAATGCTGAGTCAAAAAGAATTGCTTAGCttcctttcaaagaaaatttCCTTGACAATCCTAGACTTACGTCATCCACTTGCTGCTCTAGCTTGGTTTTAGCTTTGGTCAGAGTGTTGACTTTGTCCTCTTCTGCCTGCAGGTCATCCAGGGTCTGCTGGTGGGCCTCCTGGAGGGCCTTTTTCTCCTTGGTCAGCTTGGCGATGGTTTCATCCAGACCTGCCATCTCTTCTGTGAGGTTTTTCACCTTAGGAAGTAAAAACACTTTGCATTCATTACATGTTACATTTTGGTGGCTTCCGTTTTTTGCTTGTATTGCCTAGTAATGATAAAAACATAAACTTTCCTTGTATGTTTCATACCTTATTTTCTgtggcatgtttctccttctcaACCTTGGCCAGTGTCAGCTCAAGGTCGTCTATGTCTTTCTTTAGTTCCGAACATTCGTCCTCCAGTTTCCTCTTCTTGGCCGTCAGCTCAGCATTGATCTCTTCCTCATCCTCTGCTCTCTCAGTCACCTCCTTGATCTTAGCCTCCAGCTGGATTTTGGTTTTGATCAGCTGGTCACATCTTTCCTCTGCATCAGCCAAGCCTTCAGCTTCCTTGAGTTGAAAGCAAAATCAAAATTGGGAAGTAAGAATGAAGTATTATACAATGATAATGGTATAAATCTCCCCCATTAATTCTTTGGATTAAACTTTTATGAACCACTTGTCATGTGTGATTGCCAGATGCTCCACATTTtgggaaaaacaaaatgtatcAGGTATTGTCCTGTTCATTTAGAAGAGTATATTCTACAGTAGGTTAGAAAGCTTAACCCCAACAAGCTACGATTAATTCAGAAAGCAATTAGTGACATAAAAGATCAGAGAAGTTGTTTCAGATATGATTTAATGAATGAAGTGGCATTTGAGTTGGGCTTTGAGAGATGGATAGGACTTGGTTTTGTAGAAATGAACTTATTGGGGGAAGGATCAGGAGAAGGGAAAGCATTCAGAAGTTTCCAGATGTAGCCACTACTAGCAAATTATTTCCCTTTGTAGTCTTGGAGGATGATCCTGGTTATG
Coding sequences within it:
- the MYH2 gene encoding myosin-2: MSSDQEMAIFGEAAPYLRKSEKERIEAQNKPFDAKTSVFVAEPKESFVKGTIQSREGGKVTVKTEGGATLTVKEDQVFPMNPPKFDKIEDMAMMTHLHEPAVLYNLKERYAAWMIYTYSGLFCVTVNPYKWLPVYNPEVVTAYRGKKRQEAPPHIFSISDNAYQFMLTDRENQSILITGESGAGKTVNTKRVIQYFATIAVTGEKKKEEITSGKIQGTLEDQIISANPLLEAFGNAKTVRNDNSSRFGKFIRIHFGTTGKLASADIETYLLEKSRVTFQLKAERSYHIFYQITSNRKPELIEMLLITTNPYDYPFISQGEISVASIDDQEELIATDSAIDILGFTNEEKVSIYKLTGAVMHYGNLKFKQKQREEQAEPDGTEVADKAAYLQSLNSADLLKALCYPRVKVGNEYVTKGQTVEQVTNAVGALAKAVYEKMFLWMVARINQQLDTKQPRQYFIGVLDIAGFEIFDFNSLEQLCINFTNEKLQQFFNHHMFVLEQEEYKREGIEWTFIDFGMDLAACIELIEKPMGIFSILEEECMFPKATDMSFKNKLYDQHLGKSANFQKPKVVKGKPEAHFALIHYAGVVDYNITGWLEKNKDPLNDTVVGLYQKSALKTLAFLFSGTPTGDSEASGGTKKGGKKKGSSFQTVSALFRENLNKLMTNLRSTHPHFVRCIIPNETKTPGAMEHELVLHQLRCNGVLEGIRICRKGFPSRILYADFKQRYKVLNASAIPEGQYIDSKKASEKLLASIDIDHTQYKFGHTKVFFKAGLLGLLEEMRDEKLAQLMTRTQARCRGFLARVEYQKMVERRESIFCIQYNIRAFMNVKHWPWMKLFFRIKPLLKSAETEKEMATMKEEFQKTKDELAKSEAKRKELEEKMVTLLKEKNDLQLQVQSEAEGLADAEERCDQLIKTKIQLEAKIKEVTERAEDEEEINAELTAKKRKLEDECSELKKDIDDLELTLAKVEKEKHATENKVKNLTEEMAGLDETIAKLTKEKKALQEAHQQTLDDLQAEEDKVNTLTKAKTKLEQQVDDLEGSLEQEKKLRMDLERAKRKLEGDLKLAQESIMDIENEKQQLDEKLKKKEFEISNLQSKIEDEQALGIQLQKKIKELQARIEELEEEIEAERASRAKAEKQRSDLSRELEEISERLEEAGGATSAQIEMNKKREAEFQKMRRDLEEATLQHEATAAALRKKHADSVAELGEQIDNLQRVKQKLEKEKSEMKMEIDDLASNVETISKAKGNLEKMCRTLEDQVNELKSKEEEQQRLINDLTTQRGRLQTESGEFSRQLDEKEALVSQLSRGKQAFTQQIEELKRQLEEEIKAKNALAHGLQSARHDCDLLREQYEEEQESKAELQRALSKANTEVAQWRTKYETDAIQRTEELEEAKKKLAQRLQAAEEHVEAVNAKCASLEKTKQRLQNEVEDLMLDVERTNAACAALDKKQRNFDKILAEWKQKYEETHAELEAAQKEARSLGTELFKMKNAYEESLDQLETLKRENKNLQQEISDLTEQIAEGGKRMHELEKIKKQVEQEKSEIQAALEEAEASLEHEEGKILRIQLELNQVKSEIDRKIAEKDEEIDQLKRNHIRVVESMQTMLDAEIRSRNDAIRLKKKMEGDLNEMEIQLNHANRMAAEALKNYRNTQAILKDTQIHLDDALRGQEDLKEQLAMVERRANLLQAEIEELRATLEQTERSRKIAEQELLDASERVQLLHTQNTSLINTKKKLETDITQIQGEMEDILQEARNAEEKAKKAITDAAMMAEELKKEQDTSAHLERMKKNMEQTVKDLQNRLDEAEQLALKGGKKQIQKLEARVRELEGEVESEQKRNVEAVKGLRKHERRVKELTYQTEEDRKNILRLQDLVDKLQAKVKSYKRQAEEAEEQSNTNLSKFRKLQHELEEAEERADIAESQVNKLRVKSREVHTKIISEE